One window from the genome of Roseomonas haemaphysalidis encodes:
- the glgB gene encoding 1,4-alpha-glucan branching protein GlgB — translation MADITIDLGGAAALAEARHGDPFSILGPHDGQVRALLPGATGVEAISNGTAHRLTQVHDAGLFAGPVPPGPYTLRIDWAGTVEETEDPYSFGLLLGEFDLHLLREGTHQDIAMCLGAQPMEVDGIPGVRFAVWAPNARRVSVVGDFNSWDGRRHPMRHRVEAGIWELFIPRLTPGAVYKYELLGPQWNLLPLKADPFAWQVEVPPATASVVADIAAIPKPRPWNRPSPQDGQPVSVYEVHASSWARGDGDVALGWEELGDKLIPYAVEMGFTHLEFLPIMAHPFGGSWGYQPLGQFAPHAPFGPPEHFARMVERCHEAGLGVILDWVPAHFPSDPHGLAMFDGTPLYEHADPKEGFHKDWNTLIYNLGRREVRNLLIGSAVHWLERYGVDGLRVDAVASMLYRDYSRNPGEWVPNMYGGRENLESISFLQELSRVIAERCPDRLLIAEESTAFPGVTRKPDDNNGLGFDFKWNMGWMHDTLEYMERDPIHRRHHHGQMTFGLVYAFSEKFMLPLSHDEVVHGKGSLIGKMPGDEWQKFANLRAYLSFMWTHPGKKLLFMGGEIAQHREWNHDRSLDWHLLDDPKHAGVQRLVRDLNRLYRGLPALYQRDTSPDGFAWSVIDDASNSIFAYLRFGNEGEKPVLVVCNLTPVPQQAYTVGVPVAGAWQEVFNSDAGIYGGSNMGNGGVVQGAEESSHGQLASLTLTVPPLATIILTPA, via the coding sequence ATGGCCGACATCACCATCGACCTGGGCGGCGCCGCCGCCCTGGCGGAAGCCCGCCACGGCGACCCCTTCAGCATCCTCGGCCCGCATGACGGGCAGGTGCGTGCCCTGTTGCCCGGTGCCACGGGGGTGGAGGCGATCTCCAACGGCACCGCCCACCGCCTGACGCAGGTGCACGATGCCGGCCTCTTCGCCGGCCCCGTACCGCCCGGCCCCTATACGCTGCGCATCGACTGGGCCGGCACGGTGGAGGAAACCGAGGACCCCTACAGCTTCGGCCTGCTGCTGGGCGAGTTCGACCTGCACCTGCTGCGGGAAGGCACGCACCAGGACATCGCCATGTGCCTCGGCGCGCAGCCGATGGAGGTGGATGGCATTCCCGGCGTGCGCTTCGCGGTCTGGGCGCCGAATGCCCGCCGCGTGTCCGTGGTCGGCGACTTCAACTCATGGGACGGCCGCCGCCACCCCATGCGCCACCGCGTGGAAGCCGGCATCTGGGAGTTGTTCATCCCCCGCCTGACGCCGGGCGCAGTCTACAAGTACGAGCTGCTGGGCCCGCAGTGGAACCTGCTGCCGCTGAAGGCCGACCCCTTCGCCTGGCAGGTCGAGGTGCCGCCCGCCACCGCCTCGGTGGTGGCCGACATCGCCGCCATCCCGAAGCCCAGGCCCTGGAACCGGCCTTCGCCGCAGGACGGCCAGCCCGTCTCGGTCTACGAGGTGCACGCCTCCTCCTGGGCGCGGGGCGACGGCGACGTGGCGCTGGGCTGGGAGGAGCTGGGCGACAAGCTGATCCCCTATGCCGTCGAGATGGGCTTCACCCATCTCGAATTCCTGCCAATCATGGCGCATCCCTTCGGCGGTTCCTGGGGGTATCAGCCGCTCGGCCAGTTCGCGCCGCACGCGCCCTTCGGCCCGCCGGAGCACTTCGCCCGCATGGTGGAGCGCTGCCATGAGGCCGGGCTCGGCGTCATCCTGGACTGGGTGCCGGCGCACTTCCCGTCCGACCCGCACGGCCTCGCGATGTTCGACGGCACGCCGCTCTACGAGCATGCCGACCCGAAGGAAGGGTTCCACAAGGACTGGAACACCCTGATCTACAACCTCGGCCGGCGGGAGGTGCGCAACCTCCTGATCGGCTCCGCCGTGCATTGGCTGGAGCGCTACGGGGTGGACGGGCTGCGCGTGGATGCGGTGGCCTCGATGCTGTACCGCGACTACAGCCGCAACCCCGGCGAGTGGGTGCCCAACATGTATGGCGGGCGCGAGAACCTGGAAAGCATCAGCTTCCTGCAGGAACTTTCCCGCGTCATCGCCGAGCGCTGCCCGGACCGCCTGTTGATCGCCGAGGAAAGCACCGCCTTTCCCGGCGTCACGCGCAAGCCGGACGACAACAACGGCCTGGGCTTCGACTTCAAGTGGAACATGGGGTGGATGCACGACACGCTCGAATACATGGAGCGTGACCCGATCCACCGCCGCCACCACCACGGCCAGATGACCTTCGGCCTGGTCTATGCCTTCAGCGAGAAGTTCATGCTGCCGCTGTCGCATGACGAGGTGGTGCACGGAAAGGGCTCGCTGATCGGCAAGATGCCGGGCGACGAGTGGCAGAAATTCGCCAACCTGCGCGCCTACCTGTCCTTCATGTGGACGCATCCGGGCAAGAAGCTGCTGTTCATGGGCGGCGAGATCGCCCAGCACCGCGAATGGAACCATGACCGCTCGCTGGACTGGCACCTGCTGGACGACCCCAAGCACGCCGGCGTCCAGCGGCTGGTGCGGGACCTGAACCGGCTGTATCGCGGCCTGCCCGCGCTTTACCAGCGCGACACCTCGCCCGACGGCTTCGCGTGGTCCGTGATCGACGACGCTAGCAACAGCATCTTCGCCTATCTGCGCTTCGGCAATGAGGGCGAGAAGCCGGTGCTGGTGGTGTGCAACCTGACGCCCGTGCCACAGCAGGCCTATACCGTGGGCGTGCCGGTGGCCGGCGCCTGGCAGGAGGTCTTCAACTCCGATGCCGGCATCTACGGCGGCAGCAACATGGGCAATGGCGGCGTGGTGCAGGGGGCGGAGGAATCGTCGCACGGCCAGTTGGCCTCGCTGACGCTGACGGTGCCGCCGCTGGCCACCATCATCCTCACCCCCGCCTGA
- the malQ gene encoding 4-alpha-glucanotransferase, with the protein MSDAALLQLARAAGLMAEWEDAAGKSHTVAPDALRGLLGALGLPAGSEAQIKESLAAHRHASRTALPPLATAEAGTAVTLPIPPGRYRITTADEELEAEGTAEAAPGGARLTAPATPGYYTLEAGARQMVLAVAPAHGHRITDAVPDGRAWGLTAQLYSLRRGSDQGVGDYAALAGLCAPAAALGADAIAISPVHAQFSADPSRFSPYAPSSRARLDVRHADPGDILGAPFPPPRKLAAELARLEALPLVDWPATARARLALLRDSFTAFRRDGTPEARAAFAAFRAEGGPSLERHARFEALHAAQFAEGRWLWRDWAAPLRDPDSPEVAAFAEEHATEVEYHAFLQWLADRGLGAAQRAATEGGMRIGLIADLAVGVDGGGSDGWGRQAEILQGIEIGAPPDLFNARGQGWGITSFSPQGLRASGFAGFREMLSSALRNAGGVRLDHVLGLRRLWLVPEGATPRDGAYLRYPLDDLLRLVALESHLNKAVVIGEDLGTVPTGFRPKLEKMGLAGMRVLWFERNGARFSQPKRWTPTAVAMTSTHDLATVAGWWEGRDMQWREKLDIQPLETEDNRATERRALWQALRGSGVAQGAPPKRADGAAVADAAAAHIGRSACHLALLPLEDALAAVEQPNLPGTTDQHPNWRRRFEQPVERMLADPAVEHRLKGLARARRAE; encoded by the coding sequence ATGAGCGACGCCGCCCTGCTGCAACTCGCCCGCGCCGCCGGGCTGATGGCGGAATGGGAGGACGCGGCCGGCAAGTCCCATACGGTCGCGCCGGATGCGCTGCGCGGGCTGCTGGGCGCGCTGGGCCTGCCGGCCGGCAGCGAGGCGCAGATCAAGGAAAGCCTGGCCGCCCACCGGCACGCCAGCCGCACCGCCCTGCCGCCGCTGGCCACCGCCGAGGCCGGCACCGCCGTCACCCTGCCGATCCCCCCCGGCCGCTATCGAATCACCACGGCGGACGAGGAACTGGAAGCCGAGGGCACGGCCGAGGCCGCCCCCGGCGGCGCGCGGCTCACCGCCCCCGCCACCCCGGGCTACTACACGCTGGAAGCCGGCGCGCGGCAGATGGTGCTCGCCGTCGCCCCCGCGCATGGCCACCGCATCACCGATGCCGTGCCGGACGGCCGCGCCTGGGGCCTCACCGCGCAGCTGTATTCGCTGCGGCGCGGCTCCGACCAGGGCGTGGGCGACTATGCCGCGCTGGCCGGGCTGTGCGCCCCGGCGGCGGCACTGGGGGCGGACGCCATCGCCATCAGCCCGGTGCACGCGCAATTCTCCGCCGACCCCAGCCGCTTCAGCCCCTACGCCCCCTCGTCCCGCGCGCGGCTGGACGTGCGGCACGCCGACCCGGGCGACATCCTGGGCGCCCCCTTCCCGCCGCCCAGGAAGCTGGCGGCGGAGCTGGCACGCCTGGAAGCCTTGCCGCTGGTGGACTGGCCCGCCACCGCCCGTGCCCGCCTGGCGCTGCTGCGCGACAGCTTCACTGCGTTCCGCCGCGACGGCACGCCCGAAGCCCGCGCCGCCTTCGCGGCCTTCCGTGCCGAGGGCGGCCCGTCCCTGGAGCGCCATGCGCGCTTCGAGGCGCTGCACGCCGCGCAGTTCGCCGAAGGCCGCTGGCTGTGGCGCGACTGGGCCGCGCCGCTCCGCGACCCGGACAGCCCCGAGGTCGCCGCCTTTGCCGAGGAGCATGCCACGGAGGTCGAGTACCACGCCTTTCTGCAATGGCTCGCCGATCGCGGCCTGGGCGCCGCGCAGCGCGCCGCGACGGAAGGCGGCATGCGCATCGGACTGATCGCCGACCTCGCCGTGGGCGTGGATGGCGGCGGCAGCGACGGCTGGGGCCGGCAGGCGGAGATCCTGCAGGGCATCGAGATCGGCGCACCGCCGGATCTGTTCAACGCGCGCGGGCAGGGCTGGGGCATCACCTCCTTCTCGCCGCAGGGGCTGCGTGCCTCTGGCTTCGCGGGTTTCCGCGAGATGCTGAGCAGCGCGCTGCGCAACGCCGGCGGCGTGCGGCTGGACCACGTGCTGGGCCTGCGCCGCCTGTGGCTGGTGCCGGAAGGCGCCACGCCCAGGGACGGCGCCTACCTCCGCTATCCGCTGGATGACCTGCTGCGGCTGGTGGCCCTGGAGTCCCACCTCAACAAGGCCGTGGTGATCGGCGAGGATCTCGGCACCGTGCCCACCGGCTTCCGCCCGAAGCTGGAAAAGATGGGCCTCGCCGGCATGCGCGTCCTGTGGTTCGAGCGCAACGGCGCCCGCTTCAGCCAGCCGAAGCGCTGGACCCCCACCGCCGTGGCCATGACCTCCACCCACGACCTCGCCACCGTGGCCGGCTGGTGGGAAGGCCGCGACATGCAGTGGCGCGAGAAGCTGGACATCCAGCCGCTGGAAACCGAGGACAACCGCGCCACGGAGCGCCGCGCGTTGTGGCAGGCGCTGCGCGGCTCCGGCGTTGCCCAGGGCGCGCCGCCCAAGCGGGCCGACGGCGCGGCGGTGGCCGACGCGGCGGCGGCGCATATCGGCCGCAGTGCCTGCCACCTGGCCCTGCTGCCGCTGGAAGACGCGCTGGCGGCGGTGGAGCAGCCCAACCTGCCCGGCACCACCGACCAGCACCCCAACTGGCGCCGCCGCTTCGAGCAGCCGGTGGAGCGCATGCTGGCCGACCCGGCGGTGGAGCACCGGCTGAAGGGCCTGGCGCGGGCGCGGCGGGCCGAATAG
- the glgX gene encoding glycogen debranching protein GlgX, giving the protein MPPLADRLLPGRPDPLGASWDGLGVNFALFSAHAERVELCLFDAAGRREVARLDLPECTDEVFHGYLPEARPGLIYGYRVHGPYRPEQGHRFNPNKLLLDPYAKQLHGTLRWTDALYGFRGPRGDLGFDRRDSAAAMPKGVVTDDAFNWGDDRPPNVPWDKTFIYETHLRGLSVLRDDLAPRERGTFAALADPRVIEHLQKLGVTAVELLPVHAFAQDRFLVEKGLRNYWGYSTLSFFAPEPRYLSQGSLDEIRVAIRRLHAAGMEVILDVVYNHTCEASETGPTLSWRGIDNSSYYRLIPGEERRNIDETGCGNTVNITHPRVLQMVMDSLRYWATSFRVDGFRFDLGSALGREAHGFDPGSGFFDAIRQDPVLSRLKLISEPWDIGPGGYQLGNHPPGFSEWNDRFRDDVRRFWRGDSGLRPGLAARLAGSSELFDRRRRRPWASINFVAAHDGFTLHDLVSFSTKDNLRNGENNRDGHDDNHSNNWGEEGPTGDPVVLARRERIKRAMLMTLLGSHGTPMLLGGDEFGRTQGGNNNAYCQDNDISWLDWGDGPGGSGSADGIALSHFIARASAARRAHPTLRSASFLHGQDEPLPDIPDVSWFDEGGEPLTPEGWHDPQGRLLVLRRAARTDAGVEVSLLLLNGGAEDRAVTLPLPALPWISVLDSAEPLAEERVVQTAIEALPRHSARLLVAIVAQEDQA; this is encoded by the coding sequence TTGCCGCCACTCGCTGACCGGCTGTTGCCGGGACGCCCCGACCCTCTCGGCGCAAGCTGGGACGGGTTGGGCGTCAACTTCGCCCTGTTCTCCGCCCATGCGGAACGCGTGGAGCTGTGCCTGTTCGATGCCGCCGGCCGCCGCGAGGTCGCGCGGCTCGACCTGCCGGAATGCACCGATGAGGTGTTCCACGGCTACCTGCCCGAGGCCCGCCCGGGGCTGATCTATGGCTACCGCGTGCACGGCCCCTACCGCCCGGAACAAGGCCACCGCTTCAATCCCAACAAGCTGCTGCTCGACCCCTATGCCAAGCAGTTGCACGGCACGCTGCGCTGGACGGACGCGCTCTACGGCTTCCGCGGCCCACGCGGCGACCTGGGCTTCGACCGCCGCGATTCCGCCGCCGCCATGCCCAAGGGCGTGGTGACGGACGACGCCTTCAACTGGGGCGACGACCGCCCGCCCAATGTCCCCTGGGACAAGACCTTCATCTACGAGACGCATCTGCGCGGCCTGTCCGTGCTGCGCGACGACCTGGCCCCGCGCGAGCGCGGCACCTTCGCGGCGCTGGCCGACCCGCGCGTCATCGAGCACCTGCAGAAGCTCGGCGTCACGGCGGTGGAACTGCTGCCGGTGCACGCCTTCGCGCAGGACCGCTTTCTGGTGGAAAAGGGGCTGCGCAACTACTGGGGCTATTCCACCCTGTCGTTCTTCGCGCCCGAGCCGCGCTACCTGTCCCAGGGCTCGCTGGACGAGATCCGCGTCGCCATCCGCCGGCTGCATGCCGCCGGCATGGAAGTGATTCTGGACGTCGTCTACAACCACACCTGCGAGGCCAGCGAAACCGGCCCCACCCTGTCCTGGCGCGGCATCGACAACAGCAGCTACTACCGCCTGATCCCGGGCGAGGAACGCCGCAACATCGACGAGACGGGCTGCGGCAACACCGTCAACATCACCCACCCGCGCGTGCTGCAGATGGTGATGGACAGCCTGCGCTACTGGGCCACCTCCTTCCGGGTGGACGGCTTCCGCTTCGACCTCGGCTCCGCGCTGGGACGGGAAGCGCACGGCTTCGACCCCGGCTCCGGCTTCTTCGACGCCATCCGCCAGGACCCCGTGCTGTCGCGTCTGAAGCTGATCTCCGAGCCCTGGGACATCGGCCCCGGCGGCTACCAGCTCGGCAACCACCCGCCCGGCTTCTCGGAATGGAACGACCGCTTCCGCGACGATGTGCGCCGCTTCTGGCGGGGCGACAGCGGGCTGCGCCCCGGCCTCGCGGCCCGGCTCGCTGGCTCGTCCGAATTGTTTGACCGCCGCCGCCGCCGCCCCTGGGCCAGCATCAACTTCGTCGCCGCGCATGACGGCTTCACGCTGCACGACCTCGTGTCCTTTTCCACCAAGGACAACCTGCGCAACGGCGAAAACAACCGCGACGGCCATGACGACAACCACAGCAACAACTGGGGCGAGGAAGGCCCCACCGGGGACCCCGTCGTGCTGGCGCGGCGTGAGCGCATCAAGCGCGCCATGCTGATGACGCTCTTGGGCAGCCATGGCACGCCCATGCTGCTGGGCGGCGACGAGTTCGGCCGCACCCAGGGCGGCAACAACAACGCCTATTGCCAGGACAACGACATCTCTTGGCTGGACTGGGGCGATGGCCCCGGCGGCTCCGGCAGCGCCGATGGCATCGCCCTGTCGCATTTCATCGCCCGCGCCAGCGCCGCCCGCCGCGCCCACCCGACGCTGCGCTCCGCCAGCTTCCTGCACGGCCAGGACGAGCCGCTGCCCGACATCCCCGACGTCAGCTGGTTCGACGAAGGGGGCGAGCCGCTGACCCCGGAAGGCTGGCACGACCCGCAAGGCCGCCTGCTGGTGTTGCGCCGCGCGGCGCGCACCGACGCGGGGGTTGAGGTGTCGCTGCTGCTGCTCAACGGCGGCGCGGAGGACCGCGCCGTCACCCTGCCGCTGCCCGCCCTGCCCTGGATCTCCGTGCTCGACAGCGCGGAACCCCTGGCGGAGGAGCGCGTTGTCCAGACCGCCATCGAAGCGTTGCCGCGCCATTCCGCGCGGCTGCTCGTCGCCATCGTCGCGCAAGAGGACCAGGCATGA
- the treZ gene encoding malto-oligosyltrehalose trehalohydrolase, with protein MTVTTTFGAVPQQGGATRFRLWAPGHSGVSLELQNKPSQPLRKLDGGWWEAEAEAPAGTRYRYTLGNGMTVPDPASRAQDGDVDGWSVVTDPAAHQWQHPDWKGLPWAAAVVYELHVGLYGGFRGVMADLPRLAALGVTHLELMPVNDFAGLRNWGYDGVLPYAPDETYGTPEDLKALVDAAHGHGLAVMLDVVYNHFGPAGNYWGAIAPVFFHADKNNPWGQSIDFERPEVRDFFMENALYWLTEFRLDGLRLDAVHAIDSASFLPELAGRIREATAGREIALVLENERNDASLLERDYSAQWNDDVHHCLHVLLTGEEDSYYKDYAGQPAALLAKALSTGFVYQGEESKNLGHARGKPSGHLPPSAFVNALQTHDQVGNRAMGERIAQLAPPEGVRAALTLLLLSPQVPMLFMGDEWASERPFQFFTGFTDDTLAEAVREGRRKEFAGFKAFADPEHREKIPDPNAIATFNSSRPDPSERALPRHAAVEALVTRLLAARKAQLAARLSGATSLEAEALGDTGVLARWRLNDGAVLTVAAQFGEDEIALAAPTGTLLAESRDGVAEAAVRGTLPGFAAAGWIASEAPIAETIR; from the coding sequence ATGACCGTCACCACCACCTTCGGGGCTGTGCCGCAACAAGGTGGGGCCACCCGCTTCCGGCTTTGGGCCCCCGGCCACAGCGGCGTGTCGCTGGAGTTGCAGAACAAGCCTTCCCAGCCCCTGCGCAAGCTGGACGGCGGCTGGTGGGAAGCGGAAGCCGAGGCCCCCGCCGGCACGCGCTACCGCTACACCCTCGGCAACGGCATGACGGTGCCCGACCCCGCGTCCCGCGCGCAGGATGGCGACGTGGATGGCTGGAGCGTGGTGACCGACCCCGCCGCCCACCAGTGGCAGCACCCCGACTGGAAGGGCCTGCCCTGGGCCGCCGCCGTGGTCTACGAGCTGCATGTCGGCCTGTATGGCGGCTTTCGCGGCGTGATGGCGGACCTGCCGCGCCTCGCGGCCCTGGGCGTCACCCACCTGGAGCTGATGCCGGTCAACGACTTCGCCGGGCTGCGCAACTGGGGCTACGACGGCGTGCTGCCTTACGCGCCGGACGAGACCTACGGCACGCCGGAGGACCTGAAGGCCCTGGTCGATGCCGCGCATGGCCACGGCCTCGCGGTCATGCTGGACGTCGTCTACAACCACTTCGGCCCGGCCGGAAACTACTGGGGTGCCATCGCGCCCGTGTTCTTCCACGCCGACAAGAACAACCCCTGGGGCCAGTCCATCGACTTCGAGCGGCCCGAGGTGCGCGACTTCTTCATGGAGAACGCGCTCTACTGGCTGACCGAGTTCCGCTTAGACGGCCTGCGCCTCGATGCCGTGCACGCCATCGACAGCGCCAGCTTCCTGCCCGAGCTGGCCGGCCGCATCCGCGAGGCCACCGCCGGCCGCGAGATCGCGCTGGTGCTGGAAAACGAGCGCAACGACGCCAGCCTGCTGGAGCGCGACTACAGCGCCCAGTGGAACGACGACGTGCACCACTGCCTGCACGTGCTGCTGACCGGCGAGGAGGATTCCTACTACAAGGACTACGCCGGCCAGCCTGCCGCGCTGCTGGCCAAGGCGCTGTCGACCGGCTTCGTGTACCAGGGCGAGGAATCCAAGAACCTCGGCCACGCCCGCGGCAAGCCCAGCGGCCACCTGCCACCCTCGGCCTTCGTCAACGCGCTGCAAACCCACGACCAGGTGGGCAACCGCGCGATGGGCGAGCGCATCGCGCAGCTCGCCCCGCCCGAGGGCGTGCGCGCCGCGCTGACCCTGCTGCTCCTGTCGCCCCAGGTGCCCATGCTGTTCATGGGCGACGAATGGGCCAGCGAGCGCCCCTTCCAGTTCTTCACCGGCTTCACGGACGACACGCTGGCCGAGGCGGTGCGCGAAGGCCGCCGCAAGGAATTCGCCGGCTTCAAGGCCTTCGCGGACCCCGAGCACCGCGAGAAGATCCCCGACCCCAACGCCATCGCCACCTTCAACAGCAGCCGCCCCGACCCGTCGGAACGCGCGCTGCCCCGGCACGCGGCCGTGGAAGCGCTGGTGACGCGCCTGCTGGCCGCCCGCAAGGCGCAGCTCGCCGCGCGCCTGTCCGGCGCCACGAGCCTGGAGGCCGAGGCGCTGGGCGACACGGGCGTGCTGGCCCGCTGGCGGCTGAACGACGGCGCGGTGCTGACCGTCGCCGCGCAGTTCGGCGAAGACGAGATCGCCCTCGCCGCCCCCACCGGCACCCTGCTGGCGGAATCGCGCGACGGCGTGGCCGAGGCGGCGGTCCGCGGCACCCTGCCGGGCTTCGCCGCCGCGGGCTGGATCGCCAGCGAGGCGCCGATCGCCGAGACGATCCGATGA
- the treY gene encoding malto-oligosyltrehalose synthase, whose amino-acid sequence MTPPATTIPRATARLQLHKDFTLDDAAATVPYYAALGVSHLYASPILQARAGSTHGYDTVSHERVNPELGGEDALRRLVAELRKHGMALLLDIVPNHMGVGGNDNAVWMDVLAHGPNGRYSKFFDVDWESDDPALRGKMLAPFLGRPYGEALAEGELKLAEHGPTGLVLDYFDNWFPIRPEDVAAVRADLSAYDSATPQGQARIHELLERQHFRLSHWKLAADEINWRRFFDVTGLGGVRVEVPEVFEESHAVILRLYAEGLIDGLRIDHVDGLAQPGAYCRKLRRCMETAARQRPADAPRVEPYIIVEKILAPGEPMPADWRVDGTSGYDFMDQVGAVLHDPAGEAPLSLLWQEVSGSNRDFPAEERIARRQILRDNLAAERESCARALHRIARSSPMTRDIPLAAIRRVLTEVLVHFPVYRTYTRAGRATSQDATMLARAVGRARANLPDNEHAVLDHLHQWLGEERILALPAPDRALRLVARVRFQQLSSPTAAKSVEDTAFYRYGRLLSRNEVGSHPDQFSLSPAGFHAACAERQALYPGALLATATHDHKRGEDVRMRLAVLSEIADEWSATLRGWMAESAPLREEMDSGPAPEPGEAAMLFQMLVSAWPLGLEATDRAGIEGFAERLAGWQQKAMREAKRRTGWGAPDEAYESAARRFLDAVLADGSPLLPEIAGFAARIAPAGAAKGLAQAALRLTTPGAPDLYQGTEYWDESLVDPDNRRPVDFAARRASLDTPLADALPQWQDGVVKQAMIRRLLLLRAEMPELFSRGSYQPVEVAGPRAAEVLAFQRQDGDRAVLVAVPLRAAPVRAGTLGFPPGHWNGTRLVLPDAGAWKPVLGDGGADLAALEQGLPVLVLRRG is encoded by the coding sequence ATGACACCGCCCGCCACCACCATCCCGCGGGCTACCGCGCGGCTGCAACTGCACAAGGACTTCACGCTGGACGACGCGGCGGCGACCGTCCCGTATTACGCCGCGCTCGGCGTCAGCCACCTCTACGCCTCGCCCATCCTGCAGGCCCGCGCCGGCTCGACCCACGGCTACGACACCGTCAGCCACGAGCGGGTGAACCCCGAGCTGGGCGGCGAGGATGCGCTGCGCCGGCTGGTGGCGGAGCTGCGCAAGCACGGCATGGCGCTGCTGCTGGACATCGTGCCCAACCACATGGGCGTGGGCGGCAACGACAACGCCGTCTGGATGGACGTGCTGGCCCATGGCCCGAACGGCCGCTACAGCAAGTTCTTCGACGTGGACTGGGAAAGCGACGACCCGGCCCTGCGCGGCAAGATGCTCGCCCCCTTTCTGGGCCGCCCCTATGGCGAGGCGCTGGCCGAAGGCGAGCTGAAGCTGGCGGAACACGGCCCCACCGGCCTGGTGCTGGATTACTTCGACAACTGGTTTCCCATCCGCCCCGAGGACGTGGCCGCCGTGCGCGCCGACCTTTCGGCCTATGACAGCGCCACGCCGCAAGGGCAGGCGCGCATCCACGAACTGCTGGAGCGCCAGCACTTCCGCCTGTCGCACTGGAAGCTGGCGGCGGACGAGATCAACTGGCGCCGCTTCTTCGACGTCACCGGCCTCGGCGGCGTGCGGGTCGAGGTGCCAGAGGTGTTCGAGGAAAGTCACGCCGTCATCCTGCGGCTCTACGCCGAAGGGCTGATCGACGGGCTGCGCATCGACCACGTGGATGGCCTCGCCCAGCCCGGCGCCTATTGCCGCAAGCTGCGCCGCTGCATGGAAACCGCCGCCCGCCAGCGCCCGGCCGACGCGCCCCGGGTCGAGCCCTACATCATCGTCGAGAAGATCCTGGCGCCGGGCGAGCCCATGCCGGCCGACTGGCGGGTGGACGGCACCAGCGGCTACGACTTCATGGACCAGGTCGGCGCCGTGCTGCACGACCCAGCCGGCGAGGCGCCGCTGTCGCTGCTGTGGCAAGAGGTTTCCGGCAGCAACCGCGACTTCCCGGCCGAGGAGCGCATCGCCCGCCGGCAGATCCTGCGCGACAACCTGGCCGCCGAGCGGGAATCCTGCGCCCGCGCCCTGCACCGCATCGCGCGCTCCAGCCCCATGACGCGCGACATCCCGCTGGCCGCCATCCGCCGCGTGCTGACGGAGGTGCTGGTGCACTTCCCCGTTTATCGCACCTATACCCGTGCCGGCCGTGCCACCTCGCAGGATGCCACCATGCTGGCCCGCGCCGTGGGCCGCGCCCGCGCCAACCTGCCGGACAACGAGCACGCCGTGCTGGACCACCTGCACCAGTGGCTGGGCGAGGAACGCATCCTCGCCCTGCCGGCGCCCGACCGTGCCCTGCGGCTGGTGGCCCGCGTGCGGTTCCAGCAGTTGTCCTCGCCCACCGCGGCCAAGTCGGTGGAGGACACCGCCTTCTACCGCTACGGCCGCCTGCTGTCGCGCAACGAGGTCGGCTCGCATCCCGACCAGTTCTCCTTGTCCCCCGCCGGGTTCCACGCCGCCTGCGCGGAACGGCAGGCGCTGTATCCCGGCGCGCTGCTCGCCACCGCCACGCACGACCACAAGCGCGGCGAGGACGTGCGGATGCGGCTGGCGGTGCTGTCCGAGATCGCCGACGAATGGTCCGCCACGCTGCGCGGCTGGATGGCCGAAAGCGCCCCGCTGCGCGAGGAAATGGACAGCGGCCCCGCCCCCGAGCCGGGCGAGGCGGCGATGCTGTTCCAGATGCTGGTGTCCGCCTGGCCGCTCGGCCTGGAGGCCACCGACCGCGCGGGCATCGAGGGCTTCGCCGAGCGGCTGGCCGGCTGGCAGCAGAAGGCGATGCGCGAAGCCAAGCGCCGCACCGGCTGGGGCGCGCCGGACGAGGCTTATGAATCCGCCGCCCGCCGGTTCCTCGATGCCGTGCTGGCCGATGGCTCGCCGCTGCTCCCGGAGATCGCGGGCTTTGCCGCGCGCATCGCCCCGGCCGGCGCCGCCAAGGGCCTCGCCCAGGCCGCGCTGCGCTTGACCACGCCGGGCGCCCCCGACCTGTACCAGGGTACGGAATACTGGGACGAAAGCCTGGTGGACCCGGACAACCGCCGCCCCGTCGATTTCGCCGCGCGGCGCGCCTCGCTGGATACGCCGCTGGCCGATGCCCTGCCGCAGTGGCAGGACGGCGTGGTCAAGCAGGCCATGATCCGCCGCCTGCTGTTGCTGCGGGCCGAGATGCCGGAGTTGTTCAGCCGGGGCAGCTACCAGCCTGTGGAGGTGGCCGGCCCCCGCGCCGCCGAGGTGCTGGCTTTCCAGCGCCAGGATGGCGACCGCGCCGTGCTGGTGGCGGTGCCGCTGCGCGCCGCGCCGGTGCGGGCCGGCACCCTCGGCTTCCCGCCCGGCCATTGGAACGGCACCCGCCTGGTGCTGCCCGACGCCGGCGCCTGGAAGCCGGTGCTGGGCGACGGGGGCGCCGACCTGGCCGCTTTGGAACAGGGTTTGCCGGTTCTGGTGCTGCGGCGCGGCTGA